One Caretta caretta isolate rCarCar2 chromosome 24, rCarCar1.hap1, whole genome shotgun sequence genomic region harbors:
- the LOC142070036 gene encoding uncharacterized protein LOC142070036, translated as MGGDLEDWPSKPQTALVVTRSQSRRGPLLPDLGEGTAPEAQDPTLVGREGRGARLREAEASDLATEGEPVPIPSPAAEFQAELRKDPSLRKLRDLADLRVVRTMRRGCQERFLWEKGFLYREWAPTREVESCGIRRQLLVPQKYRRRLLYLAHDIPLAGHQGIRRTRQRLLQNFYWPGVFTTVRQYCRSCDPCQRVGKARDKGKAALRPLPIIEEPFQKVAMDIVGPLSKTTRSGKKYILVVVDFATRYPEAVPLASIEADTVADALLTIFSRVGFPKEVLTDQGSNFMSALLRCLWEKCGVRHDWASAYHPQSNGLVERFNGTLKMMLKTFMNQHPQDWDKYLPHLLFAYREVPQESTGFSPFELLYGRRVRGPLDLMRDEWEGKATPDGESVVEYVLIFRERLAELMGLARENLARAQKKQKVWYDRTARARAYATGDPVMVLIPVRKNKLQAAWEVPFRVVKQLNEVNYVVELSNRAHHRRVYHVNMMKPYYARGNEVLAVCGQWEEQGDDPLVDLFPGTRAGSPLETIPLSDQLTPAQQAEVRGVLHPYRQLFSNQPGRTNLTVHRVQTGSHPPIRCSPFRVTGKTAQDLEREVRDMLAFGVIQPSGSPWASPVVLVPKKDGSVRFCVDYQKLNAITVSDAYPMPRPDELLDKLGGARYLTTMDLTKGYWQVPLDADARLKSAFITPLGLYEFLTLPFGLKGAPATFQRLVGQLLRGMESFAVAYIDDICVFSQTWEDHVSQVRQVLDRLQGAGLTVKVEKCKVGMAEVSYLGHRVGGGCLKPEPAKVEVIGDWPAPHTKKQVQAFIGMAGYYRRFVPHFSAIATPITELCKKGKPDKVVWTEQCQEAFRALKEALVRGPVLANPDFDKPFVVFTDASDSGLGAVLMQEDEKGERHPIVYLSKKLLPREQHYAAIEKECLAMVWALKKLEPYLFGRHFTVYTDHSPLTWLHQMKGANAKLLRWSLLLQDYDMDVVHVEGSANLIADALSRRGGPELPQVTGQSDPAPFSLEGGRDVRMGRSRVGGVLTWECALGMGDLRACHLSQEGEGEVTPLTRNVKTGCGREPGGGGGCFQLGHNPGVVTRCLHPLL; from the coding sequence atggggggagacctagaggactggccaagcaagccccagaccgccctggttgtgacccgtagccagagccggcgagggccactgctccctgacctcggggagggtaccgcaccggaggcgcaggaccctaccctggtgggaagggagggccgaggggcacggctcagagaggctgaggcctcagacctggccactgagggggaaccggtccccatcccttccccagccgctgagttccaggccgagttgaggaaagatccctccttgcggaagctcagggacctggccgacctcagggtggtacggaccatgaggagaggctgccaggagaggttcctgtgggagaaggggttcctgtaccgagaatgggctcccacaagggaagtggagtcctgtgggatcaggaggcagctgctggtcccccagaagtatcgccgcaggctcctgtacctggcccatgacatccccctcgcagggcaccagggaatccggcgcacccggcagaggttgctacagaacttttactggcccggggtctttaccacggtccggcagtattgccgatcctgtgacccctgtcagagggtggggaaggcccgggacaaggggaaagcggctttgagacctttgcccatcatagaggagcctttccagaaggtggccatggacatcgtggggcctctcagcaagacgacccggtcggggaagaaatacattctggtggtggtagattttgccacccgctaccccgaggcagtgcccttagcttccattgaagcagacaccgtggccgatgcgctcctgaccattttcagccgagtggggttccccaaggaagtcttgacagaccaaggctccaacttcatgtcggccctgctccggtgcttgtgggagaaatgtggggtccggcacgactgggcctcagcttatcacccccagtccaacgggctggtggagaggtttaacgggacgctaaagatgatgctgaaaacctttatgaaccagcacccgcaggattgggacaagtacttacctcacctgctgttcgcgtacagggaggtgccccaggagtctaccggattttcgcctttcgaactgttatatggaaggagggtgaggggccccctggacctgatgagagacgagtgggaggggaaggccactcccgatggagagtcagtggtggagtatgtcctgatcttccgagagagactggctgaactcatgggcctggccagggagaatctggccagagcccagaagaagcagaaggtctggtatgaccgcacggcaagggcccgtgcctacgccaccggggatccggtgatggttctcatcccagtgagaaagaacaaactacaggccgcctgggaggtcCCTTTCagggtcgtcaagcagctcaatgaggtaaactatgtggtggagctgtcgaaccgggcgcaccaccgccgggtgtaccatgtgaatatgatgaagccatactatgccagggggaatgaggtgttggccgtgtgtggacagtgggaggagcagggagatgaccctttagtagatctattccctgggaccagagctggttccccgctggaaacaattcccctctcggatcagctaacccctgcccagcaagctgaggtcaggggggtgctgcatccgtaccgacagctgttttccaaccagcctggacgcactaatctgactgtccaccgggtgcagacagggtcgcacccgccgataagatgctcccccttccgagtcacagggaaaactgctcaggacctggaaagagaggtccgggacatgctggctttcggggtgatccagccatctggcagcccttgggcctcgccggtggtgctggtccccaaaaaggacgggtcggtccggttctgtgtggactatcagaagctcaatgccatcactgtatctgatgcctaccccatgcccaggccggatgagctcctagacaagctgggaggagctcggtacctcaccaccatggaccttacaaagggctactggcaagtgccgctggatgcagatgcccggctgaaatcggcctttatcacccctctggggctctatgagttcctgaccctgcctttcggcctcaagggagcgccggccaccttccagcgcctggtgggccagctcctgagggggatggagagttttgccgtggcgtatattgatgacatctgtgtctttagccagacctgggaggaccacgtgtcccaggttagacaagtgctggaccgactccagggggctgggttgACCGTAAAagtggagaagtgcaaggtggggatggctgaagtatcttacctgggccatcgggtggggggtggctgcctaaagccggaaccagccaaggtggaggtaatcggagactggcccgctccccataccaaaaagcaggtccaagcctttattgggatggcaggatactaccgaagatttgtgccccactttagcgccatagccacccccatcactgagctatgcaagaaggggaagccagacaaggtggtctggaccgagcagtgccaggaggctttccgggcgctgaaggaggctctggtccgtggcccagttctggcaaacccagactttgacaagccctttgtggtgttcaccgacgcctcagactcgggactgggggcggtgttaatgcaggaggatgaaaagggggagagacaccccatcgtgtacctgagcaagaagttgctaccccgggagcaacactacgcggccatcgagaaggagtgcctggccatggtgtgggccctcaagaaactagagccctatctcttcgggcgacacttcaccgtctacaccgaccactctcccctgacctggctgcaccagatgaaaggagccaacgccaagctcctgagatggagcctgctcctgcaggattacgacatggacgtggtccacgtggagggaagtgccaacctgat